DNA sequence from the Staphylococcus epidermidis genome:
TAGTGAGACAGTTTCATTATTAGTAGAATCATTATAAAGGTAAAGGTGAAAAGATAGTGGGAATCATAAAAAAATTATTTATGCCAAATGCATATGTGAAATCAATATTTGAAATTGATATAGAAAAACTTGCCGATAGTGGTGTTAAAGGTATCATAACTGATTTAGATAATACACTTGTTGGTTGGGATGTTAAAGAACCTACTAAGGGTGTTAAATCATGGTTTGCTAAGGCTAAAGATTTAGGAATAACTGTCACAATTGTGTCAAATAATAATAAAAGTCGAGTATCAAGTTTCTCAAGTAATTTAGGTGTAGATTATATATTCAAAGCACGTAAACCGATGGGGAAAGCCTTTAAGATGGCTATTAAAAAAATGAAAATTCAACCGAGAGAAACCGTTGTTGTAGGAGATCAAATGCTTACTGATGTGTTTGGTGGCAATTGTAATGGTTTATATACAATTATGGTAGTACCTGTTAAACGGACTGATGGATTAATTACAAAGTTTAATCGATTAATTGAAAGACGATTATTAAATCATTTTAGAAAAAAAGGTTATATTAAATGGGAGGAAAATTGATTGAATGAAATACTAAAATGTATTGGATGTGGTGCACCCCTACAGTCAGAAAATAAAGACGCACCCGGCTATGTTCCAGAACATAATATGTTTCGAGAAGATGTCATCTGTAGAAGATGTTTTAGATTGAAAAATTATAATGAAGTTCAAGATGTGGGTATGGAAAGTGAAGATTTTTTAAATCTACTTACTGGACTATCTGAAAAAAAAGGAATTATTGTCAATGTAGTAGATGTGTTTGATTTTGAAGGGTCATTCATCAATGCAATACAACGGATTGTTGGTAATAAAAAAATTATATTAGTGGCAAATAAAATAGATTTATTACCTAAACAAATTAATCATCGACGTGTAAAAGAATGGTTGAGAAAATCTGCTCGTAAATATGGATTAGAAGCAGAAGATGTCGTTCTTATTTCTGCAAATAAAGGTTGGGGGATTGATGAATTATTGCAATCTATAAACCATGTAAGAAATAAAGATGACGTATACATTGTAGGTACAACGAATGTTGGAAAATCTACATTAATTAATAAATTAATTGAACAGAGTGTGGGAGAAAAAGATGTAGTAACTACATCACGCTTTCCAGGAACAACTTTAGATATGATAGATATTCCATTAGACGAAAAATCATTTATGTTTGATACACCAGGTATCATTCAATCACATCAAATGACAAATTATGTATCTGAAAATGAGTTGAAAATCATTATACCTAAAAATGAAATAAAGCAACGTGTGTATCAACTTAATGAAAAACAGACATTATTTTTCGGAGGATTGGCACGCATTGATTATGTATCTGGTGGTAAAAGACCACTTGTTTGTTTCTTTTCAAATGATTTAAATATTCATAGAACTAAAACCGAGAAAGCTAATGATTTATGGAAATCCCAATTAGGCGCATTGCTTTCACCGCCTCAAGATGCACAACAATTTAATCTTAATGATGTAAAAGCAGTAAGACTGGAAACTGGTAAAACTAAACGTGACATCATGATATCTGGTTTAGGATTCATAACTATTGATGCTGGTGCAAAAGTGATAGTTCGTGTTCCAAAACATGTAGATGTTATTTTAAGAAATTCAATTCTTTAAAAAGAGGTGATAAAAGTGAAATTTGCAGTAATTGGAAACCCCATTTCTCATTCATTATCGCCATTGATGCATCATGCTAATTTTCAATCTTTAAATTTGGAAAACACGTATGAAGCGATAAATGTACCAGTTAATCAATTTCAAGACATTAAAAAAATAATTTCAGAAAAGAGCATTGATGGATTCAATGTTACTATTCCACATAAAGAACGTATTATTCCGTACCTAGATGATATTAATGAACAAGCGAAATCTGTTGGGGCGGTAAATACAGTTTTAGTTAAAGATGGTAAGTGGATTGGTTATAATACTGATGGAATTGGTTATGTTAATGGTTTAAAACAAATATATGAAGGTATAGAAGACGCTTATATATTAATTTTAGGTGCAGGTGGAGCAAGTAAAGGTATAGCAAATGAATTATATAAAATCGTTCGTCCGACTTTAACAGTTGCAAATAGAACGATGTCTCGTTTTAATAATTGGTCGTTAAATATTAACAAAATAAATTTAAGCCATGCAGAAAGCCATTTAGATGAATTTGATATTATAATAAACACTACACCTGCTGGTATGAACGGCAATACAGATTCTGTAATTTCTTTAAATCGTTTAGCTTCACATACTTTAGTAAGTGATATTGTTTATAATCCATATAAAACACCAATACTAATAGAAGCTGAACAAAGAGGTAATCCAATCTATAATGGTCTTGATATGTTCGTTCATCAAGGTGCTGAAAGTTTTAAAATTTGGACTAATCTAGAACCAGATATAAAAGCAATGAAAAACATAGTAATTCAAAAATTGAAAGGAGAATTATGATGTTAACTGGTAAGCAAAAAAGATATTTACGTAGTTTAGCTCATAACATTGATCCAACTTTCCAAATAGGTAAAGGTGGTATTAATGAAAATATGATTCAACAAATTTCTGAAACATTAGAAAAGAGAGAATTAATTAAGATTCATATATTACAAAATAATTTTGATGATAAAAAAGATTTAGCAGCAATAGTATCTCAACAAACGCAAAGTGAATTGGTACAAATAATCGGGTCAATGATTGTGTTATATAAAGAGTCTGAAGAAAATAAAGAAATCAAATTGCCACAATGAATAAAAAAATCGTTCTCTTTGGCGGTCAATTTAACCCGATTCACACTGCTCACTTAGCAGTAGCAAGTGAGGTTTATCATGCTATTAAACCAGATATATTTTTCTTTTTGCCTAGTTATATGGCTCCTTTAAAGCATCATAATACACAATTATATTCTGAACATCGAGTGAAAATGATACAGCTCGCTATTAAGGAGATTGGATTTGGTGAAATTTGCACTACTGATTTAGATAGAAAAGGTCCAAGCTATACGTATGAAACCATTTTGCATCTCAAAGAAATATATCATAATGCACAGTTATACTTTATTATTGGAACAGATCAGTATAATCAATTGGATAAGTGGTATAAAATTAATGAATTAAAAAAACTTGTAACCTTTATTGTAGTGAATAGAGAAACTGATAACCAAAATGTAAGTAAAGAGATGATTTCTATA
Encoded proteins:
- a CDS encoding YqeG family HAD IIIA-type phosphatase, with amino-acid sequence MPNAYVKSIFEIDIEKLADSGVKGIITDLDNTLVGWDVKEPTKGVKSWFAKAKDLGITVTIVSNNNKSRVSSFSSNLGVDYIFKARKPMGKAFKMAIKKMKIQPRETVVVGDQMLTDVFGGNCNGLYTIMVVPVKRTDGLITKFNRLIERRLLNHFRKKGYIKWEEN
- the yqeH gene encoding ribosome biogenesis GTPase YqeH, translating into MNEILKCIGCGAPLQSENKDAPGYVPEHNMFREDVICRRCFRLKNYNEVQDVGMESEDFLNLLTGLSEKKGIIVNVVDVFDFEGSFINAIQRIVGNKKIILVANKIDLLPKQINHRRVKEWLRKSARKYGLEAEDVVLISANKGWGIDELLQSINHVRNKDDVYIVGTTNVGKSTLINKLIEQSVGEKDVVTTSRFPGTTLDMIDIPLDEKSFMFDTPGIIQSHQMTNYVSENELKIIIPKNEIKQRVYQLNEKQTLFFGGLARIDYVSGGKRPLVCFFSNDLNIHRTKTEKANDLWKSQLGALLSPPQDAQQFNLNDVKAVRLETGKTKRDIMISGLGFITIDAGAKVIVRVPKHVDVILRNSIL
- the aroE gene encoding shikimate dehydrogenase; translated protein: MKFAVIGNPISHSLSPLMHHANFQSLNLENTYEAINVPVNQFQDIKKIISEKSIDGFNVTIPHKERIIPYLDDINEQAKSVGAVNTVLVKDGKWIGYNTDGIGYVNGLKQIYEGIEDAYILILGAGGASKGIANELYKIVRPTLTVANRTMSRFNNWSLNINKINLSHAESHLDEFDIIINTTPAGMNGNTDSVISLNRLASHTLVSDIVYNPYKTPILIEAEQRGNPIYNGLDMFVHQGAESFKIWTNLEPDIKAMKNIVIQKLKGEL
- the yhbY gene encoding ribosome assembly RNA-binding protein YhbY translates to MLTGKQKRYLRSLAHNIDPTFQIGKGGINENMIQQISETLEKRELIKIHILQNNFDDKKDLAAIVSQQTQSELVQIIGSMIVLYKESEENKEIKLPQ
- a CDS encoding nicotinate-nucleotide adenylyltransferase, with product MNKKIVLFGGQFNPIHTAHLAVASEVYHAIKPDIFFFLPSYMAPLKHHNTQLYSEHRVKMIQLAIKEIGFGEICTTDLDRKGPSYTYETILHLKEIYHNAQLYFIIGTDQYNQLDKWYKINELKKLVTFIVVNRETDNQNVSKEMISIKIPRIDISSTMIRNRVRMNQSIKVLVPKRVENYIKEEGFYGDK